Below is a window of Candidatus Rokuibacteriota bacterium DNA.
GATCATCATGGCCGGGTCGGAGGCCTTGAGCGAGATCTTCATCTCCGGGTAGCCGCAGTCCTCCAAGATCCTGATGTGACGGAGCGCGGATTCGACCATGCCTTGGGCCGTGGGCCCGCCGTACTTCGCCAGCAGGTCCTTCTCCAGCGAGCCTGCGTTCACCCCGATCCGGACGGGAATCTTCCGCTCCCGGGCGACCTTCACCACGTCCATCACGAACTGCTTGCCGCCGATGTTGCCCGGGTTGAGGCGGAGCCCGTCCACGCCCTGCTCGAGAGCCATCAGCGCCAGCTTGTAGTTGAAGTGGATGTCGGCGACGAGCGGGATGCGGATCTGCTTGCGGATCTCCCCGAGCTTCTCGGCCGCTTCTTTGACCGGGACCGCCACCCGCACGATGTCGCAGCCCGCCGCTTCCAGCGCCCAGATCTGGAGGAGCGTGGCCTCGACATCCCGCGTGTCGGTCTTCGTCATGGACTGCACGGTGATGGGAGCGTCGCCGCCCACTGTGACGGCCCCCAACTGGATCTGCCTGGTCCTGCGTCGTGGGGTCATGGCCGCTCCTACCTGAGGAACCTAAAGAAGTGATCGGCGTTTTTCACCAGGTCATTGTATACGGCGAACACCATCAGGAGCAGCAGG
It encodes the following:
- the ispG gene encoding flavodoxin-dependent (E)-4-hydroxy-3-methylbut-2-enyl-diphosphate synthase, producing the protein MTPRRRTRQIQLGAVTVGGDAPITVQSMTKTDTRDVEATLLQIWALEAAGCDIVRVAVPVKEAAEKLGEIRKQIRIPLVADIHFNYKLALMALEQGVDGLRLNPGNIGGKQFVMDVVKVARERKIPVRIGVNAGSLEKDLLAKYGGPTAQGMVESALRHIRILEDCGYPEMKISLKASDPAMMIEAYRMLADQVDYPFHLGVTEAGTPTVGTIKSALGIGTLLSEGIGDTIRVSLAADPVEEVRVGIEILKALGLRKQGLTFVACPSCGRADVDLVKLARGVEDRLKGVNANIHVAVMGCEVNGPG